A DNA window from Shewanella baltica contains the following coding sequences:
- a CDS encoding group I truncated hemoglobin codes for MSRLLLKLLPVAALLFFTGCAVQTAETSAPQVNSNNDTSSPQTLYQALGGEAGLSAIVDGLLARIATDPRIVHHFQETDIALFRERAIEHFCLVADGGCVYHGENMALSHQGLNITQADFDALVGHLIESMKEQHIPLSTRNALLKRLAPMYSDITYH; via the coding sequence ATGAGTCGTTTATTGCTGAAGCTATTACCTGTCGCCGCTTTGCTTTTTTTCACTGGTTGCGCAGTGCAAACGGCTGAAACATCGGCGCCACAGGTTAACTCAAATAATGACACCTCAAGCCCGCAAACCTTATACCAAGCGCTAGGTGGTGAAGCCGGTTTATCGGCGATTGTCGATGGTTTACTTGCCCGCATAGCAACCGATCCACGCATAGTGCATCACTTCCAAGAGACGGATATTGCGTTATTTCGTGAGCGCGCCATTGAGCATTTTTGTCTGGTTGCTGATGGCGGTTGTGTGTATCACGGTGAAAATATGGCACTGAGTCATCAAGGGTTGAATATTACTCAGGCGGATTTTGATGCCTTAGTGGGCCATTTAATTGAATCGATGAAGGAGCAACACATACCATTATCGACCCGCAATGCCCTCCTAAAACGTCTCGCACCTATGTATTCGGACATTACCTATCATTAG
- a CDS encoding LabA-like NYN domain-containing protein: protein MKKIALFVDVQNIYYTCREAYGRQFNYRKLWQHLGYEGDIALAVAYAIHKGDDGQLKFQDALKYIGFEVKLKPFIQRSDGSAKGDWDVGITIDIMEAASEVDTVILLSGDGDFDLLLQKIHQKYGVETQVYGVPTLTAKSLRDAASQFHPIDAALLL, encoded by the coding sequence GTGAAGAAAATCGCTTTATTTGTGGATGTACAAAACATCTATTACACCTGCCGTGAAGCCTATGGCCGCCAATTTAATTACCGTAAATTATGGCAACACTTAGGTTACGAAGGCGACATAGCGTTGGCCGTGGCTTATGCCATCCACAAGGGGGACGATGGGCAGTTAAAATTCCAGGACGCGTTAAAGTACATAGGCTTTGAGGTGAAGTTAAAACCTTTCATTCAGCGCAGCGATGGCTCGGCCAAAGGCGACTGGGATGTGGGGATCACTATCGATATTATGGAAGCGGCGAGTGAAGTGGATACTGTTATCTTATTGTCTGGTGATGGCGATTTCGATTTATTGCTGCAAAAAATCCATCAAAAATATGGCGTTGAAACCCAAGTCTATGGCGTTCCTACCCTGACGGCTAAATCCTTAAGGGATGCAGCGTCTCAATTTCACCCCATCGATGCAGCGCTCTTGCTCTAG
- a CDS encoding helix-turn-helix transcriptional regulator: MEPKYTSFDKSAKTCLRQQVITEDLSWAHYQNAGERLYYQNDTQHTLSMYLDGGYETHRTDIKADYGAPSKFCLMPQGCQSHWQLGQPQQFMHLYFSDEHLKKLAVRVFDKDPRQVRLPELTFVDNPRLEALFRHQVAGLNWQTSDNHLMMEQVTDTVLVTLLQSSGFNLSVGPIKGGLAPKVAKAIKEFIYCHSHRQIYLSELAEIAQLSEYHFCRMFKCQFAMTPQEYLLQVRIEKVKQSLSHSTQSLTDIALNNGFANQSHMGRYFKKLSGMSPGEYQKHHQGR, translated from the coding sequence ATGGAGCCCAAATACACCAGTTTTGATAAATCTGCTAAAACCTGTCTTCGCCAACAAGTGATTACGGAGGATTTATCTTGGGCCCATTATCAAAATGCGGGCGAGCGTTTGTATTACCAAAACGACACACAACACACGCTGAGCATGTATCTGGATGGCGGCTACGAAACCCACAGAACCGATATCAAAGCCGACTATGGCGCGCCCAGCAAGTTTTGCCTTATGCCCCAAGGCTGCCAAAGCCATTGGCAACTGGGGCAACCGCAGCAATTTATGCATTTGTATTTTAGCGATGAACATCTGAAGAAATTGGCGGTGCGAGTCTTTGATAAAGATCCACGCCAAGTACGTTTACCTGAACTGACCTTTGTCGATAATCCGAGGTTAGAGGCGCTATTTAGGCATCAAGTTGCCGGGCTCAATTGGCAGACCAGTGATAACCATCTAATGATGGAACAGGTAACAGACACTGTGCTGGTGACGTTACTACAAAGTTCCGGCTTTAATTTGTCGGTGGGGCCAATCAAGGGCGGGCTAGCACCTAAAGTGGCTAAAGCGATCAAAGAGTTTATTTATTGCCATTCACATCGGCAGATTTACTTGTCTGAACTGGCCGAGATTGCCCAGCTTAGCGAGTACCATTTTTGCCGCATGTTTAAATGCCAATTTGCGATGACGCCGCAGGAGTATTTGCTGCAAGTGCGCATCGAAAAGGTCAAACAAAGCTTGAGTCATTCAACGCAATCCTTGACCGATATCGCCCTCAATAATGGCTTCGCTAATCAAAGCCACATGGGCCGCTACTTTAAAAAGCTCAGCGGCATGTCACCGGGCGAATATCAAAAACATCATCAAGGCCGCTAG
- a CDS encoding DMT family transporter: protein MAAVMYLLMIFVWGFSWIAIKWQHGEVATEVSIFYRFAIASLLMFAIGFAFNKLQTVKLRQHPWFALQGVCLFCLNFIAFYTATHYIASGLTAVIMATAPIFNAIHGRIFYGTPTTRNFWLGVSVGLGGVILLFGADLLATQWSQTLVWGLLFSLLGTWFFSIGNMLSMRNSRDNVSPFTSTAYAMCYGSAALLLIIWFKGLSFSLPLTTSYLGSLFYLAVVASVIGFTAYLILVERIGANAAAYLLVITPVVALSVSSVFEDYHWTWYSSVGLLLVALGNMLTRRQRPLAWFKSSTTPALKA from the coding sequence ATGGCTGCTGTGATGTATTTGCTGATGATTTTTGTGTGGGGTTTTTCGTGGATTGCCATTAAGTGGCAGCACGGTGAGGTGGCGACGGAAGTCTCGATTTTTTATCGCTTCGCGATAGCGAGCCTGTTGATGTTCGCCATCGGCTTTGCCTTTAACAAGCTGCAAACGGTAAAGCTTAGGCAGCATCCTTGGTTTGCACTGCAAGGTGTGTGTCTATTTTGTTTGAATTTTATCGCGTTTTATACTGCAACCCATTATATCGCCAGCGGTTTAACGGCGGTGATTATGGCCACTGCGCCCATTTTTAATGCGATACATGGCCGCATTTTTTACGGCACGCCCACTACCCGCAACTTTTGGTTAGGAGTCAGTGTCGGTCTGGGGGGCGTTATCTTACTCTTTGGCGCCGATTTGCTCGCGACTCAGTGGTCACAAACCTTAGTGTGGGGCTTACTGTTTTCGCTGCTAGGTACGTGGTTTTTCTCGATTGGCAATATGCTCAGCATGCGTAACTCGCGCGATAATGTGTCGCCTTTTACCTCGACAGCATATGCCATGTGCTACGGCAGTGCGGCGTTACTGCTGATCATCTGGTTTAAAGGTTTAAGCTTTAGTTTACCGCTAACAACGAGTTATCTTGGCAGCCTGTTCTACTTAGCCGTTGTCGCCTCTGTGATTGGCTTTACCGCTTATTTGATCTTGGTTGAGCGAATTGGCGCTAACGCAGCGGCGTATCTGTTGGTGATAACCCCTGTGGTGGCGCTTAGTGTATCGAGTGTGTTTGAGGATTATCACTGGACTTGGTATTCAAGTGTGGGACTCTTGCTGGTCGCGCTCGGTAACATGTTAACGCGCCGCCAACGACCGCTTGCTTGGTTTAAGTCTTCTACCACGCCAGCGCTGAAAGCCTAA
- a CDS encoding AraC family transcriptional regulator, translating to MAFILPEQQFNPDQLNNLVIGIAADMGEHDSGVHYHRKAQLLYAPTGVMRFTLAETQMVLPPTRAAWLPAGVKHSVTMRNVVAYRSLYFEPETVTSLPDKVTIFHVNPLLKALIDTMSFWPWDKPRSTQHNAFLLLCEELGNAAEENLALPLPQDKRLKTWLAQLQLHQKPPANLKDMAVEIGASERTISRIFSAQTGMAYQAWRQQWRLLSAIEQLAAGKSVAQVGFNLQFSSDSAFISFFKQYTGTTPAQYFK from the coding sequence ATGGCCTTTATTCTACCTGAACAGCAATTTAATCCAGACCAGCTGAATAATCTGGTCATTGGCATTGCCGCAGATATGGGCGAACACGACTCGGGAGTGCATTACCACAGAAAAGCACAACTGCTGTATGCCCCCACAGGCGTGATGAGATTCACCCTAGCCGAGACTCAAATGGTGTTACCGCCAACGCGCGCGGCTTGGTTGCCAGCTGGCGTTAAGCACAGCGTCACCATGCGTAATGTGGTTGCCTATCGCTCACTCTACTTTGAACCAGAAACCGTCACTTCATTGCCCGATAAAGTCACTATTTTCCATGTAAACCCGCTACTCAAAGCGTTAATCGACACTATGTCGTTTTGGCCTTGGGACAAACCAAGAAGCACTCAGCACAATGCCTTTTTGCTGCTCTGCGAAGAATTGGGCAATGCCGCGGAAGAAAATCTGGCTTTACCCCTCCCACAGGATAAACGTTTAAAAACCTGGCTTGCGCAACTGCAGCTACACCAAAAACCGCCAGCCAATCTTAAGGATATGGCAGTAGAAATCGGAGCCAGTGAACGCACAATTAGCCGTATTTTTAGCGCACAGACGGGAATGGCTTATCAAGCATGGCGCCAGCAATGGCGTTTACTCTCGGCCATTGAACAATTGGCGGCGGGGAAATCGGTGGCGCAGGTGGGCTTTAATCTACAATTTTCCAGTGACAGTGCCTTTATCAGCTTTTTTAAGCAATATACCGGCACCACACCGGCACAATATTTCAAATAA
- a CDS encoding multidrug effflux MFS transporter, which yields MNIKPPLGLVVLLMMFPQIMETIYSPALPNIAENFAVSVAGASQTLSVYFMAFAIGVFCWGRLADIIGRRKAMLAGLVCYAIGSALALMVSDFSLLLMARVLSAFGAAVGSVITQTMMRDSYSGEELAKVLSVMGMSLGISPVIGLLLGSVLSAYWGYQGVFVALMVSAIVLLFLSVKYLPETKPAHTQKIAIGELAIKMLTDSGIIKNTLLVAAFNLMWFSYFSLAPFMFEAQGLSTLAFGTSGLLLGFGTFLGSYVNKIMLGRGHTGARLVRLASAIALVGGLGIWLIQSTFIGLNNVYFLAPMLLIVIAYGIAIPNILSSALASYRTYAGSAGALFGLFYYILLGLGLGGTGIVHHLGMVITLSALLCVGLGLHFGLANKVKNA from the coding sequence ATGAATATAAAACCACCATTAGGGCTCGTTGTGCTGCTAATGATGTTTCCGCAAATTATGGAAACCATTTATAGCCCTGCTTTGCCTAATATTGCAGAAAACTTTGCGGTGTCGGTTGCTGGCGCATCGCAAACCTTATCTGTGTACTTTATGGCCTTTGCCATCGGCGTATTTTGCTGGGGCCGCTTAGCCGACATTATTGGTCGCCGTAAAGCGATGCTCGCTGGATTAGTCTGTTATGCCATTGGCTCAGCGTTAGCCTTGATGGTTAGCGACTTTAGCCTGTTGTTGATGGCCCGCGTATTGTCGGCCTTTGGCGCGGCAGTGGGGTCTGTGATTACCCAAACTATGATGCGTGACAGTTATAGCGGAGAGGAATTAGCGAAAGTACTTTCTGTGATGGGGATGTCACTTGGAATAAGCCCTGTTATCGGATTGCTATTGGGCAGTGTTCTCAGTGCGTATTGGGGATATCAAGGTGTGTTTGTCGCACTCATGGTCTCTGCAATCGTATTATTATTTTTGTCGGTAAAATATCTACCCGAAACCAAACCCGCACACACCCAGAAAATCGCGATAGGCGAGTTAGCGATTAAGATGCTTACCGACAGCGGGATTATTAAGAACACCTTGTTGGTAGCGGCGTTTAATCTGATGTGGTTTAGCTACTTTTCACTGGCGCCATTTATGTTTGAGGCGCAAGGGTTATCGACGCTCGCCTTTGGTACCAGTGGCTTACTGTTAGGCTTTGGTACATTCCTTGGCAGTTATGTTAATAAAATAATGCTGGGTCGAGGCCACACTGGTGCACGACTGGTTCGCTTAGCCAGTGCTATTGCACTTGTCGGTGGATTGGGGATTTGGCTGATCCAATCGACCTTTATAGGGCTGAATAATGTTTACTTTTTAGCGCCTATGCTATTGATTGTGATTGCTTACGGTATCGCGATTCCGAACATACTCAGCTCTGCTTTGGCAAGCTACCGTACCTATGCGGGCTCTGCTGGTGCACTCTTCGGACTGTTTTATTACATTCTGTTGGGACTGGGTTTAGGCGGCACGGGAATCGTTCACCATTTAGGTATGGTGATTACGTTAAGTGCACTGCTTTGTGTTGGCTTAGGTTTACATTTTGGCTTAGCCAATAAAGTAAAAAATGCTTAA
- a CDS encoding multidrug efflux RND transporter permease subunit, protein MWLSDVSVKRPVVAIVLSLLLCVFGIVSFSKLSIREMPDVESPVVTISTSYSGASAAIMESQITKTLEDELTGISGIDEITSTTRNGSSRITVKFLLGWNLTEGVSDVRDAVARAQRRLPEDAKDPVVSKDNGSGEPSVYVNLSSSVMDRTQLTDYAQRVLEDRFSLISGVSSISISGGLYKVMYVKLRPEQMAGRNVTVTDITNALRKENIETPGGQVRNDTTVMSVRTKRLYYTPKDFDYLVVRTASDGTPIYLKDVADVAVGAQNENSTFKSDGIVNISLGIIAQSDANPLLVAKEVHQEVDRVQDFLPEGTSLVVDFDSTVFIDRSINEVYSTLYVTGALVVLVLYIFIGQARATLIPAVTVPVSLISAFIAANMLGYSINLLTLMALILSIGLVVDDAIVVVENIFHHIEKGEEPLLAAYKGTREVGFAVVATTAVLVMVFLPISFMDGMVGLLFTEFSVMLAVSVLFSSLVALTLTPVLSSKLLKANVKPNRFNRWVDRGFARMESVYRVAVTRAIKLRLLAPLVIIACIGGSAWLMQQVPSQLAPQEDRGVLFAFIKGAEGTSYNRMTANMDIVEDRLMPLLGQGVLRSFSVQAPAFGGRAGDQTGFVIMQLEDWGTRTASAQQALGIISKALKDIPDVMVRPMMPGFRGQSSEPVQFVLGGSDYAELFKWAQVLKEEANASPMMEGADLDYAETTPELIVTVDKERAAELGISVDEVSQTLEVMLGGRTETTYVDRGEEYDVYLRGDENSFNNVGDLSQIYMRSGKGELVTLDTVTHIEEIASAQRLSHTNKQKSITLKANVSEGYTLGEGLKFLDAKAIELLPKDISIGYTGESKDFKENQSSIFIVFGLALLVAYLVLAAQFESFINPLVVMFTVPMGVFGGFLGLLLTSQGINIYSQIGMIMLIGMVTKNGILIVEFANQLRDRGFELDKAIIDASSRRLRPILMTAFTTLVGAVPLIFSTGAGSESRIAVGTVVFFGMAFATFVTLLVIPAMYRLISAATHSPGYVEAKLEAAIKAQELAAQETAKQQELASKA, encoded by the coding sequence ATGTGGTTATCCGATGTTTCGGTTAAACGCCCTGTCGTTGCCATCGTTTTAAGCTTACTGCTGTGCGTATTCGGCATAGTCTCCTTCTCTAAATTGTCGATACGGGAAATGCCCGACGTCGAAAGCCCTGTGGTCACAATTAGCACCAGTTACTCGGGTGCGTCGGCGGCCATTATGGAAAGCCAGATCACTAAAACCCTAGAAGATGAACTGACGGGGATCAGTGGTATCGACGAAATCACGTCGACCACACGTAATGGTAGCTCGCGTATCACAGTGAAATTCCTCCTCGGGTGGAACTTAACCGAAGGCGTAAGTGATGTGCGTGACGCTGTGGCCCGCGCCCAGCGCAGGCTGCCTGAAGATGCGAAAGATCCTGTCGTCTCAAAAGACAACGGTTCGGGCGAGCCCTCAGTCTATGTGAATTTAAGTTCGAGTGTGATGGACCGCACTCAGTTAACGGATTACGCCCAGCGCGTGTTAGAGGACAGATTTAGCCTTATCAGCGGCGTGAGCTCCATCAGTATTTCTGGCGGTTTATACAAGGTCATGTACGTCAAGCTCAGACCCGAGCAAATGGCGGGCCGCAATGTCACAGTCACAGACATAACGAACGCGCTGCGCAAAGAAAACATCGAAACACCCGGCGGCCAAGTGCGAAACGACACCACTGTGATGTCGGTGCGTACCAAACGCTTGTACTACACGCCAAAGGATTTTGACTACCTTGTGGTGCGTACCGCCAGCGATGGCACGCCTATCTACTTAAAAGATGTGGCCGATGTGGCTGTTGGCGCACAAAACGAAAACTCTACCTTCAAAAGCGACGGTATCGTTAACATCAGCTTAGGCATTATTGCCCAGTCCGATGCCAACCCATTGCTCGTTGCCAAAGAAGTGCACCAAGAAGTCGATCGCGTACAAGACTTCCTGCCCGAAGGCACTAGCCTAGTGGTCGACTTCGACTCTACCGTATTTATTGACCGCTCGATTAACGAGGTGTATAGCACCCTTTATGTCACCGGCGCCTTAGTGGTACTCGTGCTGTATATCTTTATCGGACAAGCGCGGGCGACACTCATCCCTGCGGTAACGGTTCCGGTATCGTTAATCTCGGCATTTATCGCCGCTAACATGCTAGGTTATTCGATTAACCTACTGACATTGATGGCATTAATCCTCTCCATCGGTCTAGTGGTCGATGATGCGATTGTGGTGGTCGAGAACATATTCCACCATATCGAAAAAGGTGAAGAGCCCTTATTAGCAGCCTATAAAGGTACCCGCGAAGTAGGCTTTGCCGTTGTCGCCACCACAGCGGTATTAGTCATGGTGTTTCTACCTATATCCTTTATGGACGGCATGGTCGGACTGTTATTTACCGAGTTCTCTGTGATGCTAGCGGTATCGGTACTGTTCTCGTCCTTAGTGGCACTGACACTTACTCCTGTACTGAGCAGCAAACTGCTGAAAGCTAACGTCAAACCGAATCGCTTTAATCGTTGGGTCGATCGCGGTTTTGCCCGCATGGAAAGTGTCTATCGTGTTGCTGTGACTCGGGCAATTAAACTCCGTCTACTCGCGCCCTTAGTTATCATCGCCTGTATCGGCGGCAGCGCTTGGTTAATGCAACAAGTACCTTCACAGCTCGCGCCGCAGGAAGACCGCGGTGTATTGTTCGCCTTTATTAAAGGCGCAGAAGGCACCAGTTATAACCGTATGACAGCCAATATGGATATAGTTGAAGACAGACTCATGCCCTTGCTGGGTCAAGGTGTGCTGCGATCCTTTAGCGTGCAAGCCCCCGCGTTTGGTGGCCGTGCTGGCGATCAAACAGGCTTTGTTATTATGCAGCTTGAAGATTGGGGTACACGCACCGCATCAGCGCAGCAAGCACTTGGGATTATAAGCAAAGCATTGAAGGACATTCCCGATGTGATGGTTCGCCCTATGATGCCAGGCTTTAGGGGGCAATCGAGTGAACCCGTGCAGTTTGTACTTGGTGGTTCGGACTATGCCGAACTGTTTAAGTGGGCGCAGGTGCTCAAAGAAGAAGCCAATGCCAGCCCTATGATGGAAGGCGCCGACTTAGACTACGCCGAAACCACGCCAGAGCTTATTGTCACTGTTGATAAAGAACGCGCGGCTGAATTGGGTATCAGTGTCGATGAAGTGTCGCAAACCTTAGAAGTCATGCTCGGCGGTCGCACCGAAACCACCTATGTGGATCGCGGCGAAGAGTACGATGTGTACTTGCGCGGTGATGAAAATAGTTTTAACAACGTTGGCGATCTTAGCCAAATCTACATGCGTTCCGGTAAAGGCGAATTAGTGACGCTTGATACAGTGACCCATATCGAAGAGATTGCTTCGGCCCAAAGATTAAGTCACACCAATAAGCAAAAATCGATCACCCTAAAGGCTAACGTCAGTGAAGGTTACACCTTAGGTGAAGGCTTAAAGTTTCTTGATGCTAAAGCCATTGAATTATTGCCTAAAGATATTTCCATTGGCTACACCGGCGAATCCAAAGACTTTAAGGAAAACCAAAGCAGTATCTTCATCGTATTTGGTTTGGCCTTACTGGTCGCTTACTTAGTCTTAGCCGCGCAGTTTGAAAGTTTTATCAACCCATTAGTGGTGATGTTTACTGTGCCTATGGGCGTGTTTGGTGGTTTCTTAGGCCTACTGCTAACCAGTCAAGGGATCAACATCTACAGCCAGATCGGCATGATCATGTTGATTGGTATGGTGACCAAAAACGGTATCCTTATCGTGGAGTTTGCTAACCAATTGCGTGACCGCGGCTTTGAACTCGATAAAGCCATTATCGACGCTTCATCCCGTCGTTTGCGGCCAATCCTAATGACAGCCTTCACCACATTAGTGGGCGCTGTGCCGCTAATTTTCTCGACGGGCGCAGGTTCAGAAAGTCGTATCGCTGTGGGTACTGTAGTGTTCTTCGGTATGGCATTCGCCACCTTTGTGACACTACTCGTCATCCCTGCCATGTATCGATTAATCTCGGCAGCGACCCATTCACCGGGATATGTTGAAGCTAAGCTCGAAGCGGCAATTAAAGCACAAGAGTTAGCGGCTCAAGAGACGGCAAAGCAGCAGGAGCTTGCATCTAAAGCCTAA
- a CDS encoding efflux RND transporter periplasmic adaptor subunit codes for MKKTIIAIALLAVIATAVSFSDVLQAAKPESAPHLMRTVPVVTGEVVEYPLAQSISLIGKLAAERAVIIAPQVTGKIKQVAVTSNQAVKKGQLLIELDDMKTQAAVAEANAFLNDEKRKLKEFEKLISRNAITQTEIDAQKASVDIAQARLASAQADLHYHSLIAPFAGNTGLINFSEGKMVSIGTELMSLDDLSSMRLDLQVPEHFLSQLSIGMQVAATSRAWPDETFTGKVVAIDPRVNEETLNLKVRVQFDNPKNRLKPGMMMSSTITFPAISAPMVPVQALEYSGTKRYVYVVNADHIANRTEVQLGARIDNQVLIENGLKIGDKVVVQGLVNMRDGLQINEVTLDAKASTRAAELSSPKATETK; via the coding sequence ATGAAAAAAACCATTATTGCCATTGCCCTGCTTGCGGTTATCGCCACAGCGGTGAGTTTTAGTGATGTCCTTCAAGCAGCCAAACCCGAAAGCGCTCCCCACCTTATGCGTACCGTTCCAGTGGTCACGGGTGAAGTCGTTGAATATCCGTTAGCACAATCTATCTCGCTTATCGGCAAACTCGCTGCCGAGCGCGCGGTGATCATCGCGCCGCAAGTCACAGGTAAGATTAAGCAAGTCGCCGTGACCTCAAACCAAGCGGTGAAAAAAGGCCAGTTACTCATCGAACTCGATGATATGAAAACCCAAGCCGCTGTCGCCGAGGCTAATGCATTTCTCAACGATGAAAAGCGTAAACTCAAAGAATTTGAAAAACTGATCAGCCGTAACGCCATCACCCAAACCGAGATTGACGCACAAAAAGCCAGTGTGGATATCGCCCAAGCACGCTTAGCTTCAGCCCAAGCCGATTTACATTACCACTCGCTGATTGCGCCGTTTGCGGGCAATACGGGACTGATTAATTTCAGCGAAGGCAAGATGGTCAGCATAGGCACTGAATTAATGTCGCTTGATGATTTATCTAGCATGCGCCTCGACTTACAAGTGCCAGAACATTTCCTGTCGCAATTGAGCATAGGTATGCAAGTGGCGGCCACCAGCCGTGCTTGGCCGGATGAAACCTTTACTGGCAAAGTTGTCGCTATCGATCCCCGCGTCAATGAAGAAACCTTAAACCTTAAAGTGCGGGTGCAATTCGACAACCCAAAAAATCGCTTAAAACCGGGCATGATGATGTCGTCCACTATCACGTTCCCTGCGATTTCTGCACCTATGGTGCCAGTACAAGCCCTGGAATATTCTGGCACTAAACGTTACGTATACGTAGTTAATGCCGATCACATTGCCAACCGCACCGAAGTGCAGTTAGGGGCGCGTATCGATAATCAAGTCTTGATTGAAAACGGTTTAAAAATAGGTGACAAAGTCGTGGTGCAGGGCTTAGTGAATATGCGCGATGGTCTGCAAATCAATGAAGTGACGCTTGATGCCAAGGCATCTACCCGTGCGGCTGAGCTTTCAAGCCCAAAAGCTACGGAGACTAAATAA
- a CDS encoding substrate-binding periplasmic protein, giving the protein MGKKLLTLSGFCLFMLGFIHPAFAGRELHLVATNYPPFYADALPEQGGVAQVVKEAFKRQGYNASLKFYPFARAALLVKTGQADGIIGLWYRKEREQWAQYSAPIQPVQIVFYKRKDAPLSFSQLSELKPYTIGIGRGYANPPEIFAAGLTTEEGNSDEMNLKKLFLKRIDLVLIGHNLARYLIKKGPAEYNDAFEQVGQPIATEVFHLGVSLAVTDHQQLVTDFNQGLESMRSDGRLASILSQYPQVETTQAPVEKTRTEVHP; this is encoded by the coding sequence ATGGGGAAAAAATTACTCACATTATCTGGCTTTTGCTTGTTTATGCTCGGCTTTATCCACCCCGCATTTGCGGGTCGAGAACTCCATTTAGTCGCCACTAACTACCCTCCTTTTTATGCCGATGCTTTACCCGAACAGGGCGGCGTCGCACAAGTGGTCAAAGAAGCCTTTAAACGCCAAGGTTACAATGCCAGCCTTAAGTTTTATCCCTTCGCTCGCGCAGCCTTACTCGTTAAAACGGGCCAAGCCGATGGCATTATTGGACTCTGGTATCGCAAAGAGCGTGAGCAATGGGCTCAATATTCTGCGCCAATCCAACCCGTACAAATCGTGTTTTATAAACGTAAAGATGCGCCGCTGAGCTTTAGTCAGCTCTCTGAGCTCAAGCCCTACACGATTGGCATAGGTCGCGGTTACGCTAATCCACCCGAAATCTTCGCCGCAGGGCTCACCACCGAAGAAGGTAATTCGGATGAAATGAACCTCAAGAAGCTATTTTTAAAGCGTATCGACTTAGTCTTGATTGGCCATAATTTAGCCAGATACTTAATTAAAAAAGGCCCCGCTGAATATAACGATGCCTTTGAACAAGTCGGTCAACCCATAGCGACAGAGGTATTTCACTTAGGGGTGTCTCTGGCCGTGACGGATCATCAGCAGTTAGTGACGGATTTTAATCAAGGCTTAGAAAGTATGCGCAGCGATGGTCGATTAGCTTCCATTTTAAGCCAATATCCTCAAGTTGAAACGACTCAAGCCCCAGTGGAAAAAACGCGTACTGAGGTCCATCCCTAG